A stretch of Mesotoga infera DNA encodes these proteins:
- a CDS encoding DUF4345 domain-containing protein → AEFSAGNARGRTEIKAIMGGAFIGLGIAPIILLGSAIAFIFFKIVYLFIAATRLLSLFVEQSFTLTNLIILLVEVAFGLIMVIPV, encoded by the coding sequence GCAGAATTCTCAGCTGGAAATGCCAGAGGAAGAACGGAGATAAAGGCGATCATGGGAGGCGCTTTCATCGGTCTAGGGATTGCACCAATAATTCTTCTTGGCTCCGCGATCGCTTTCATTTTTTTCAAGATCGTCTATTTGTTTATAGCTGCCACCCGTCTTCTGTCATTATTTGTGGAGCAGTCTTTTACACTGACTAATCTTATTATTCTCCTTGTTGAAGTCGCATTTGGGCTAATCATGGTTATTCCTGTCTGA